One Candidatus Binatia bacterium DNA segment encodes these proteins:
- a CDS encoding acyl-CoA dehydrogenase family protein gives MSSEFFHKDISIFLEKRVDWEGFFRLKSPEAVDLGEELETYKTVLSSLGDICEDIETDSKPAWHDEVVLKDGDVQKPAHIVAGYNRLRDAGLTCMMLKPEYGGYGLPNLLNIFYLEMLSRADTSLMTIVGLSAGAASDIQKYGSEEIKQRYLPKFASGEIAGCMDLTEPQAGSDLGSISTKAELTDGRWFIDGGKIYITNGGAEVHLVLARDAETYAQSKGTTNGLNLMLCPVTLPDGSKNTVSVSRVEEKMGLHGSPTCAVEFDHAEAFLLGERGNGFRAMLDLMNAARLGVAAQGLGIAEAAYRQARAHAADRVQFGIPIIQQPLIKSMLSQMAMEIEAARALLYRTAALSDRMEATEIYLASDREDYETDRVTLQAELESGQQLLRFLTPLCKYLATEVANDVSRRGIQIHGGSGFMAESSAAHYHVDSIITTIYEGTSEIQASFALKEMGKGALDPALASLVQDLKSLRKNHPEQVAQLNQGIADIGNALPTMLEDISYAMLNSKRICDMIISVMVGTELLFQADASEEKGALAEAYINRKMLEVEFNAKRILSGDATRLARYDKILGL, from the coding sequence ATGAGTTCTGAATTTTTCCACAAAGACATCTCAATATTCCTCGAAAAACGCGTCGACTGGGAGGGATTCTTCCGTCTGAAATCACCCGAGGCGGTCGATCTCGGCGAGGAACTCGAAACTTACAAAACTGTTCTCTCCTCCCTCGGTGATATTTGCGAAGATATCGAGACCGACTCGAAGCCGGCATGGCACGATGAAGTCGTATTGAAAGACGGAGATGTTCAGAAACCTGCGCATATCGTGGCCGGGTACAACCGGCTCCGAGATGCCGGTCTGACCTGCATGATGCTCAAGCCGGAATATGGCGGCTATGGCCTCCCGAACCTCCTGAATATTTTCTACCTGGAAATGCTCTCGAGAGCCGACACAAGCCTGATGACGATCGTCGGGCTCTCGGCTGGCGCGGCGTCGGACATCCAGAAATACGGCAGCGAGGAAATCAAACAGCGCTACCTCCCGAAATTTGCGTCGGGAGAGATCGCAGGGTGCATGGATCTGACCGAGCCGCAGGCAGGTTCCGATCTGGGCAGCATCTCGACGAAAGCCGAATTGACCGACGGACGTTGGTTTATTGATGGCGGCAAAATTTACATCACGAACGGAGGGGCGGAAGTCCATCTGGTTCTCGCACGCGATGCGGAAACGTACGCCCAGTCAAAGGGCACCACCAACGGCCTGAACCTGATGCTCTGCCCGGTCACCCTGCCCGACGGAAGCAAAAACACAGTCAGCGTCTCTCGCGTGGAAGAAAAGATGGGTTTGCACGGTTCACCCACTTGCGCCGTCGAATTCGATCACGCGGAAGCCTTCCTGCTCGGCGAACGCGGCAACGGCTTCCGGGCGATGCTCGATTTGATGAATGCCGCACGCCTCGGAGTTGCGGCACAGGGTCTCGGCATCGCCGAGGCCGCCTACCGCCAGGCGCGCGCTCACGCGGCCGACCGCGTTCAATTCGGTATTCCGATCATTCAGCAACCTCTGATCAAATCCATGCTGTCGCAGATGGCCATGGAAATCGAGGCCGCGCGCGCCCTGCTTTATCGAACAGCCGCCCTTTCCGATCGGATGGAGGCAACCGAAATATACCTCGCATCTGACCGCGAGGACTATGAAACCGACCGTGTGACCCTGCAAGCGGAACTCGAGTCCGGACAGCAGTTACTTCGCTTCCTGACTCCCCTCTGCAAATATCTCGCGACTGAGGTCGCCAATGACGTTTCCCGGCGGGGTATTCAGATCCATGGGGGCAGTGGCTTCATGGCAGAGTCATCAGCCGCGCACTACCACGTGGACTCGATCATCACGACGATCTACGAAGGCACATCGGAGATTCAAGCCAGCTTCGCGCTCAAGGAAATGGGCAAGGGTGCTCTGGACCCGGCACTCGCCAGCCTCGTGCAGGACCTGAAATCCCTGCGCAAAAATCATCCGGAGCAAGTGGCCCAGCTTAACCAGGGCATTGCCGACATCGGCAACGCGCTACCGACGATGCTCGAAGACATTTCCTACGCGATGCTGAACTCCAAACGGATCTGCGACATGATCATTTCGGTCATGGTCGGCACCGAGCTCCTCTTCCAAGCTGATGCGTCCGAGGAAAAAGGTGCCTTGGCCGAGGCCTATATCAATCGCAAGATGCTGGAGGTCGAGTTCAACGCCAAGCGCATTCTCAGCGGTGATGCGACCCGACTCGCTCGCTATGACAAGATTCTCGGACTCTGA
- a CDS encoding FIST N-terminal domain-containing protein, with product MKWCSALSTDENLVSATRSVVDEVHAGMGSLEPNLVLIFVSEQHDSHYREVAALVGGEFPAALIVGCTAGGVIGGGQEKESTCALSLTAASLPGVTLRPFHIDAEELPEAERAPAFWEGRFGSPPDETPCFLLFSDPYSMNIERLVEGLEAAYPGVPAIGGIASGGRAPGENLLYIGSDVHRSGAVGIGFSGNITLETVVSQGCRPVGLPMFVTRSRENILFELDGRPALHVAEEVVEGLDAGDQAAAKGSLLLGLGMGDGQGPFNRGDFLVRNLVGRDEPSGALVVGAMLSDKQVVQFHLRDAGAAREDLAERLGRVGSDFSGALLFSCLSRGAGLYGVSDHDSDQVRAHCGAIPVAGFFANGEIGPVGGETFVHGYTSVIGLFRSRDEATI from the coding sequence GTGAAGTGGTGTTCTGCGTTATCGACTGACGAGAATCTTGTCAGCGCCACACGTTCGGTGGTCGACGAGGTCCATGCGGGTATGGGCTCTCTTGAGCCGAATCTCGTGTTGATCTTCGTGTCCGAACAGCACGATTCGCACTACCGAGAGGTCGCGGCGCTGGTTGGCGGCGAGTTTCCCGCAGCTCTGATCGTGGGCTGCACGGCAGGGGGCGTGATCGGCGGGGGGCAAGAAAAGGAATCTACCTGCGCACTTTCGCTGACCGCGGCTTCGTTGCCCGGCGTGACGTTGCGTCCCTTTCATATCGATGCCGAGGAACTGCCCGAGGCGGAGCGAGCGCCCGCGTTTTGGGAGGGCCGCTTCGGTTCTCCTCCCGATGAGACACCTTGCTTCCTTTTGTTTTCCGACCCGTATTCGATGAATATCGAGCGTCTGGTCGAGGGACTGGAGGCCGCCTATCCGGGCGTGCCTGCCATCGGGGGGATCGCCAGTGGTGGTCGTGCCCCCGGCGAAAATCTTCTCTATATCGGTAGTGATGTTCACCGCAGCGGGGCTGTGGGGATCGGTTTCTCGGGGAATATTACTCTCGAGACTGTGGTCTCTCAGGGTTGTCGACCGGTCGGCCTGCCGATGTTTGTCACTCGTTCGCGCGAAAATATATTGTTCGAACTCGATGGCCGGCCGGCTCTGCACGTTGCCGAGGAAGTCGTCGAGGGACTTGACGCGGGCGATCAAGCTGCCGCGAAGGGATCGTTGCTTCTGGGACTCGGGATGGGCGATGGGCAAGGACCTTTTAACAGAGGCGATTTTCTTGTGCGCAACCTTGTCGGTCGCGATGAGCCGTCTGGCGCTCTCGTTGTGGGCGCGATGCTGAGCGACAAGCAGGTCGTCCAGTTTCATTTGCGTGACGCCGGCGCGGCCAGAGAGGACCTGGCGGAGCGACTCGGGCGCGTAGGTTCGGATTTCTCGGGAGCCTTGCTCTTCTCCTGCTTGAGCCGTGGCGCCGGACTGTATGGGGTCTCGGATCATGATTCCGATCAGGTCCGCGCGCACTGCGGTGCGATCCCGGTTGCGGGATTTTTTGCCAACGGGGAAATCGGTCCGGTGGGTGGAGAAACCTTCGTGCACGGCTACACGAGTGTCATCGGTCTGTTTCGCAGCCGCGATGAGGCAACAATCTAA
- a CDS encoding YhjD/YihY/BrkB family envelope integrity protein — MRLFSFLYRWARRFYEDGCLLHASALAYTTMLSIVPVLALMFAALKGLGVESHLEDLLLQRLSLSQEVATQITEFVSRANVGTLGTMGAIALFGSVLSVLGSVESSFNYIWRVRAGRPLLRKITDYVSVIILAPFLMVAATGVTSFVLQQELMHEALARPVLGEAWRSLLPLVPYLCNVIAIGFLYVVMPNRRPQPRALLFSALFAGIAWQLVQIGYVRLQVGVASYNAIYGALAQLPVTLVWMYVSWAIVLAGAELAACLELGGAEGAGRRVSRRPLALAFLVEAARRLRSGEGPTDPAEVSRQLGVDRVDVCEAVEAMEDVGLVLPVEGANGRYLLARDPASISLAEVFTVFAGDGLPLFLDGAVAGELAREATVNESELRTHSLADLVKPDIES; from the coding sequence ATGCGTTTATTTAGCTTTCTCTATCGATGGGCGAGACGTTTTTACGAGGACGGTTGTCTGCTCCACGCGTCGGCATTGGCGTATACAACGATGCTATCGATCGTGCCGGTGCTGGCGCTGATGTTTGCGGCCCTGAAAGGACTCGGCGTGGAGTCCCATCTCGAAGATCTGCTCTTGCAGCGGCTGTCCTTGAGTCAGGAAGTTGCCACCCAGATTACGGAATTTGTTTCCCGAGCGAACGTGGGAACTCTAGGCACAATGGGTGCCATAGCCTTGTTCGGCTCGGTGCTTTCGGTGCTCGGCAGTGTCGAGTCGAGTTTCAACTATATTTGGCGAGTCCGGGCGGGCCGGCCCTTGCTCCGCAAGATCACGGATTACGTCTCGGTGATTATTCTGGCGCCATTTCTGATGGTGGCAGCAACCGGAGTGACTTCCTTCGTGCTGCAACAAGAACTCATGCACGAGGCCTTGGCCCGTCCGGTCCTCGGGGAGGCCTGGCGTAGCCTTCTTCCACTGGTGCCCTATCTTTGTAACGTCATTGCCATCGGGTTCCTTTATGTGGTCATGCCGAACCGGCGGCCTCAGCCTCGAGCGCTATTATTTTCGGCACTCTTTGCCGGGATTGCCTGGCAGTTGGTGCAAATCGGTTACGTGCGACTGCAGGTCGGTGTCGCGAGCTATAACGCGATCTACGGTGCCCTGGCGCAATTGCCGGTGACCTTGGTCTGGATGTACGTCAGCTGGGCAATCGTGCTCGCCGGGGCGGAACTCGCGGCCTGCCTGGAGTTGGGCGGCGCGGAAGGTGCGGGCCGACGTGTCAGCCGGCGACCACTGGCCTTGGCATTCCTTGTAGAGGCGGCCCGAAGGCTCCGATCGGGTGAGGGTCCGACAGATCCCGCCGAGGTCAGCCGCCAATTGGGTGTCGATCGGGTCGATGTCTGCGAGGCAGTCGAGGCTATGGAGGACGTTGGTCTGGTGCTGCCTGTCGAGGGCGCCAACGGTCGCTACCTCCTGGCACGTGACCCGGCCTCCATTTCACTGGCCGAGGTCTTCACAGTGTTTGCAGGGGATGGCTTGCCACTATTCCTTGATGGAGCCGTCGCAGGTGAGTTGGCTCGGGAGGCCACCGTCAACGAATCGGAGCTGCGGACGCATTCACTGGCGGATTTAGTGAAGCCTGACATCGAAAGTTGA
- a CDS encoding CoA pyrophosphatase has protein sequence MSEAKTRLDLALRHRVEANLARFDRRRLADPGLRRAAVAVVLVAGDAGEPAFILTRRASGLSDHPGQFALPGGRIEPGETPAEAACRETAEEVGLVLDRSALLGRLDDYRTRSGFIVTPFVAWGGPAPDLKGNPDEVAIVYRVPLSDLDQKSIPVLRRIPESERPVLSLPLCATQVHAPTAAFIFQFREVALRGVSMRVDRFEEPVWAWK, from the coding sequence ATGTCGGAGGCAAAAACGCGTTTGGATTTGGCTTTGCGGCATCGCGTGGAAGCGAATCTGGCGAGATTCGACCGTCGACGTCTCGCTGATCCGGGTCTGCGTCGTGCCGCGGTTGCGGTCGTTCTGGTGGCGGGTGACGCTGGAGAGCCAGCGTTTATTTTGACGCGTCGCGCGTCGGGGTTGTCCGACCATCCCGGCCAATTCGCATTGCCCGGCGGCCGAATCGAGCCCGGGGAGACTCCCGCAGAAGCCGCGTGCCGCGAGACCGCCGAGGAAGTCGGTCTGGTTTTGGATCGCAGCGCCTTGCTCGGGCGCCTGGACGATTACCGGACGCGTTCGGGATTTATTGTAACGCCGTTTGTGGCCTGGGGAGGGCCGGCTCCGGATCTAAAGGGTAATCCGGATGAGGTTGCCATCGTGTATCGGGTTCCGTTGTCGGACCTGGACCAAAAATCGATTCCGGTCCTGCGCAGGATACCCGAGAGCGAACGACCGGTCTTGTCGCTTCCTTTGTGTGCAACGCAGGTGCACGCGCCCACCGCGGCCTTTATTTTTCAATTCCGTGAAGTCGCATTGCGAGGCGTATCGATGCGTGTGGATCGATTCGAGGAGCCAGTATGGGCCTGGAAGTAG